A segment of the Elaeis guineensis isolate ETL-2024a chromosome 6, EG11, whole genome shotgun sequence genome:
CTCCTTTTGTTTAGTGTCACATAGTCTTCTTGATTCACCTCTTCTATTTGTTCAATGAAACTCCTGCCATTTGTTTTGTAAGAGCTTCTTGGTTGGCCAATAAATTTTCTAAATCTAGTAGAGAATGTTGAACTATCCAACCTTGTATTGCCAGTGTACTTGGGTTTTAAACCATTGATAGTAATTCTTCTTATTCTATCTTCTCCAATTTTTGCATTAGGATCTAATTGTTCTATATCATGGCACAAAGTTCTAACTTTTAGAAAATATTCACTAATTGAGAGTGTTGTTCCTCATGAGCCAAATTCATCAGCTCTCTCTCGAGAAGTTGGAGCCAAGCTACAATTTTCTTTGAAAAGAGGGCAACAAGAGAGCCCCATGCTTCTTTCAATGTCTCTACATCCTCAATACGTGTCAGTAATTTTCTCTATTGTTGTCTTAATTACATATAGGGCTTTACCTACCTTGATATCCCACTTTTTGAATGCTTGGGCATTTTCTATTAGAGGTGGTTTAGTTTCACTGCCAGAGTTTGCTATATCACACCGAACCGAATAGTATTGGATGCACCGTACCATATCGGTTCGGTACTGGTACGCATTATGGGGGGCACATCGGCACTTGATACACCAAAACAGCTCTGTATAAACATAATAATAGGTTGGCACTGGTATGGGGACTGGTACCGAGATAGCAAACCTTGTTCACTTGTGTCAACAACCTCCCATGCCTTGGCCCTTAAGGTAAAACTTAATGCAGGTCAGGCAATCCCAATAATTATAGTCATTAAGCTTCTCCATTGCATCGGCCATGCTTGCGAGATATGCCATCATGACTTGATATAACCCTACATACATTACTAAGATTGGTCCTAGATCAACTAACTTCATAGTCTTGGATTGTGCACAAGCAAAATGATCTCCCATAACCATTCAGCTCTGATACCAATAGGTATAGAAAATAAGCTGCGATtttactttctttctttctttcttttctgacTTTAATCACATTGTTGTCACACTACATTTTGCCTCATAATCTCTTATAGAGAATTTTACATAAATCACTGGTTTGAAGCTGTTTTTAAACTATAGTTGATCTTAATACAACAGTAAATTTATAAGGTTGATTGTTTCTAAAAATTGCTGCTTATGGCTATTTTGAACACTGTAAAAACTGATTTTCTAATGCCATTGATTTTTCTCCTTGCAGTGTTGGGAAAAGAAGCGGCCATATACCCTACAGGGATTCAAAGCTAACACGTATACTCCAGCTTTCTCTGGGCGGAAATGCAAGAACTGCTATTATATGCACCATGAGTCCAGCACACAGCCATGTAGAGCAATCTCGGAATACCCTACATTTTGCAACTTGTGCCAAGGAAGTTACAAATACTGCTCGTGTTAACATGGTAAGAAAACTGAATACCAAAATAAATGAAATATGTTCGTTGCCTATTTTTCTTCTTGTAGTATCaggatttttttcaataaatcgTGCGACTGACCTTTTGCTCAATCAGGTTGTGTCAGACAAACAGATGGTCAAACATCTGCAGGATGTAGTTGCCAGACTTGAAGCTGAGAGACGCACCCCTGAACCTTCTTCTTGTTCTGAATCCCTTCTGAAGGAGAAGGAGTTGAAAATTAAGGAGGTAAGATCAGTGAATGTCAAATCCGAAATTTCTTGCTTTTGAAGTTTTAAACAATCATTCATTAGTGTAGGAAAGGAGTTTTAGATTAATGAGTCACATACTTTGTTATTACTGTGTGACAAGCAGATGGAAATGGAAATGGAAGAACTGAAACGGCAAAGAGATTTTGCGCAGTCACAACTGGATGAACTGCGAAGTAAAGTAAGTGCACATCAGATGATAAGGAGTCCAAAATCCCTTTCCCTTTAAACTAGCATTTTCTTGTCAGCTTCATTGGTATTGAGCGTTAGCTTTACAAGTTCTTTTCTGCTATCACTCTCCAGAGTTCAAGTCCATTTGAGCCATCACCTCGCCAAGTGGCTAAATGTCTCACCTTTTCTGGCCCATCACTACATTATGGTGACAAGGGACATGGTAAGGCTGAGAAGATGAGAAACCCAATGAGGCAGTCATCAACTGTTCCATCCATGCTTGTGCATGAAATTCGCAAGCTCGAACAATTACAGGAGCAGCTTGGAGAGGAAGCACACCGAGCTCTTGAAGTGCTGCAGAAAGAGGTGACTTGCCACAGACTGGGGAATCAGGATGCTGCTGAGACTATTGCCAAGCTTCAAGCAGAGATCAGGGAGATGCGTGCAATTAGATCTCTGACTAAAGAGGTTAACATTGAAGATGTGGTCACTAGCCAAAATGCTGGTGCCAATCTTAAAGAAGAGATAACGCGACTTCATTCGCAAGGAAGTACCATTGCCAATCTGGAGGAGCAGCTAGAAAATGTCCAGAAATCTATAGATAGGCTAGTGATGTCTCTTCCGAATAATGTGCAGTCTAATGAAACCACTCCAAAGTCCTCAAAGAGtcagccaaagaagaagaagaagatgcttCCTTTGGCATTAAGCAGCAACATCAACCGACCACATCTTCTAAGAGCACCTTGCTCACCTCTCTCTTCTTCCCGGAAGATATTAGAGTCTGAAATAGAGAACAAGGCTCCAGAGAATGATGCAGTATCCCAAGAGACCTTTTCAGGTTCTGAGAAAGCTACTCCAACCAAGAGCGAAGATGGTGGTGACATAACATCCAGAGAAGGAACACCACGCTACCAACGTTCCAGTTCTGTGAACATGAAAAAAATGCAGAAAATGTTCCAAAATGCTGCAGAGGAAAATGTAAGGAGCATAAGAGCATATGTCACTGAGCTGAAAGAACGTGTCGCGAAGCTTCAGTACCAAAAGCAGCTTCTTGTGTGCCAGGTTTggattcctttttttttattatttttttatttttatggacaATGTTATACTTTGCTTTTTTGTTCTTCCTTGAACATCTAGAATGTTTACCATTGTTTAGGTATTGGAATTAGAAGCAAATGAGGCTGCAGGGCATGATGTATCAGAGGCTGAAGAGCATATATCAGAAATGCAAAATTCCACTGATGCATGGGATTCTGTCTTCAAGGAACAAATGCAGCAGATTATTCAACTATGGGATGTTTGTCATGTATCAATAATACATCGGTCACAGTTCTACTTGTTATTCAGAGGTGATCAGGCAGATCAGATATATATTGAGGTAGAGCTTAGGAGATTGACTTGGCTGCAGCAGCATTTTGCTGAAGTTGGCAATGCAAGCCCTGCTCATTTCGGAGATGAGACTGCAATTTCTTTATCATCAAGGTATAAGAAATTTGAGTTACTTTCACATTATTCTAAGTCAAGGTATGCCATATCCCACTGAACCAAGAAGTGTAAGACATACTGTATCATATCGGCTTGGTACTGGTACATGATACAAGGGGTGTATCAACATATGGTGTGCCAAACTGGCCCTGTATTGGGCATACCGATATAGTGACGGGGTGGCACCGGTATGGGTCTTGGTACCTTGATTCAAGTACATTTAGTCTTTAGCAACAAACTGTTGTTTACCGATATTTGATCATATATTAGTGACTGCCATCTCCACTTCTAAATTTTGCAGTGTTAAAGCATTGAGGCAGGAAAGAGAATTTCTTTCCAGAAGAGTTAACTCACGTTTGACGGAGGAGGAAAGAGAGCGGCTCTACATCAAATGGCAAGTTCCCCTTGAAGGGAAGCAAAGGAAGCTTCAGCTGGTGAACAAGCTTTGGactgatccaaatgatccagcaCACATCGAGGAAAGTGCTGATATAGTGGCTAGACTTGTAGGCTTCTGTGAGGGAGGAAACATCACCAAAGAGATGTTTGAGCTGAATTTTTCACTGCCCGCAAGCAAGAAACCATGGTTTTTGGGATGGCAGCCCATATCAAATTTGTTAAGACTCTGATGCTGTGAGTTACTAGAAATAAAAGAACTGAAATTTTATTAGATGGTTTCTTTCTTCTCCTGACTTTTCTAATAACAATTATTATTATCCTAAAATGGTTGCTAACTAACCAAATTATGAGGAATCCCTTAAAGTGTTCAACTTGACTCTAGAGGGATTTGCCACATTATGGGTATTAAAGAAACCGTTATTTCAGTGGGACAAACTTCAACCTagcaaataaagaactgaaatttttATTGGATTGTTTCTTTCTTCTCCTGACTTTTCTAATAACAATTATTATTATCCTAAAATGGTTGCTAACTAACCAAATTATGTGGAATCCCTGGAAATGTTCAACTTGATTCTAGAGGGATTTGCCACATTATGGGTATTAAAGAAACCTTTACTTCAGTGGGACAAACTCAAACCTAGCAAATACTTCAAACTATTTTCAAACCTCAAGAATTTTGGTGTACTATTGAGGCAAAATCTGGTTCAAGCCAAATTATTGGATTCCCAAATGGACGAGGATCTCTGTTTCATTCCACATCAGCTGGTCAGAGGAAATCTGAAAACAAATCACAGTCATTATAGATTGAAAATATGTCTCAAGATGGATGCAATGTTGATatctcaaatatttttaaatgagTAGATACCTTAGATTGCTAAAGTTAATGTAACTAAATTCCAGATAACTTGTTGTATTCAGTATATTCTCTAGTGACATTTTGGGATTTTTTTTCCTTGGAATCTTTGCTATAAGCCGCTGCTTGATAACCTGCCTTTCGATATCAAACTTAAATTACTTCTCGAGCAGTTTCTCTGTGATCATCTACATATGCTTGGAAAATACACAATAAATGCGAGATGATTACCGGTACTCAATTTCAACCTGAAATTTTGCACCCATGAGGTTCACGGATTCACATGAAATCATAACAATAAGCTGAAGGTAAGAGAAACCAATAATAGACCATAAAAAGCTAAGACTAATGATGATGAACAAACATGCTACTTAGCTATGCAGACATGCAAAACTGACACCATGGTCTAAAAGGGCTTTTCCACCAACGTTGGCACTAGAGAACGTTGATGGTCCTAAAAAACTGTAAGGATTTGAAGTGCATCACCAATTTTTAGAAGCTTCGAAAAATATAGCACCAAAAGAgagattttcttctttttttttttttttaacttctaGAAGTAAAATGGTCCCAAGTGACAGTACTCTTTGCGGCTTGCTATATAATATCCAAGTTATGGGAGGCCTCGAGCTCTTGTAAGACTCGGACTACACTGAGATGCTCCTCTCCGGTATATGCTGAGGTACGTGGACCAGCACTTCTTATTCATGAACCAAAATAACTCTGTGAAAGGGTGGGTTCAGCTTATGACCACATCCATTTCAAAACTTGGACCCCAAACTAAATTGCAGATCAGATATAGCTCCTATATTTCAGAGTCCGATCCGACTTATAAATTATCCGGGTCTAATTTAGGTtaataaaaaaaagatccaaCCCAATCCAAAGTGGATCAGCTCAACCAAATGACCCGAATTATAAGCCCCCTCCTCCTTCATTTTAAATATCTTTCATAATTCATTGAATGAACTCTCATTTAATTTAATTCATTTTTTCATTTCAACAACATCCATCTCCTCTCTTCCATTTtcgtttaattatatttaaacaatcatattttattattttttggtaGATTTTTCTTTATAATGCTCTCAAATATAgtaatatgtattttaaaaattgtaGTTTGTAAGGTTAAAAATAATCAATTACTTAGATGAATTAAAAAgtttttgaatgaaaattcaagtttaagttggcttttttaatttttttttctttttagtgattttagataaaatattctatatatttaaaatttctaaatgtataacaaaaataaatccaagaattttaaataaattaattaataaattttaataccaTCCTCCTTTTCaccatatttaatttattatttattttcttaGTGCCCATATTTTCTTGGGCTATATATCATACTTGCTACATATATTCATGTAAAACTAAGCAGGCTACTGGCTACATATTGTTGCATATATTATTCACGTAAATCTTAACAGTATCTTATATTATACTGCATGTGGAAATGCGGAGGCTTTGGctactctttcttttttttaggagACACACCACTTTGATATACACCACTTTAGTGTTGGTACAACCTATAGAGTCAGAGAACAAAAGATCTTGCAAGGCTCGTGACATGTCTAATCTTATCGTCGGATAGGCTTTGGCTACTTTGGAAGTGCACGTGCAACATACAaccatttcaaaaaataaaaattaatctatTCATTTATTTTGGTAGTGCAGCCTTCATTGCCTTTCAAGCTAAGGGCTCGTTTTTTTGTAGGTAAATATTGTAAGAAAGTTGGTCAACTTTCTCATTAACCAATTTATTCATATTctgtaaattatttttcttgtataGCACTTACCCATGAAATAGGAAATAAATCTTATCTAATTATGAGATAGCTGAATCATTTTTCATTAGCCACTAAAGtaagtaattaattttattcctaaaatgtCCCATCCTAATTTCCAATACCTCCATCTTCAAAAATTCAATTGTTCTTTTTTTCCAAACTTAAaagcataaaatttattatgaaaaatatggataaattttagtaatttatCTAAGAAAATAGTAATGCAAAAAAATATGGGCAACAGATTTCGAAACcactttcttatacataaaaaatatagataaattattttttatataaaaattatctaaaatatttatttaaaaatataaatttttaaataaattttttatccttgaAAAAAATagatcttaagaaatttttaTATTGCCACTGGATATTGCTACCACCGCCACAAATCCAACGTAGCTTAAGCTATctttctatctctctttcctctcaaATCTCCATACATATATTGAGATTTAGAATGAAGAAGATGGACTTGATTGGACTTGATATCCAAATAAAATAAATGGATAGGGACTAAATAAATGCAAGGAGGGGAACTGGtccaaaaaagggaaagaaaactaGCGTTTCCATTGTTTACcacccaaaaaattaaaaaaaaaattaatgaggtcGTTGACCCAGTTTGACCAAGAGAATCCGCTACACATGGTCCATGCTTAGACTTTATCAACCACTCATGGTTGTTTATGGGAATCTCCTACCATTCGTTGGTGCATTTAACCAACCTCTCTCCACCTTCATAACCCCCTCTCCATTTCTAAGATTCAAAAGATTAGATACATCAACCTAAGATTTGCATCGAGAAAATTTGTAAAATAAATTACATAGGGTTGATTTCACCTCTCAGCACCTGAATCTTGATCCATTGCTTGGAAGTTCAATTCAATTAGTAGAGATTGTGTATATGGGACCGAGTCAATCTAGATTGAAATAGAATCCAACTAACCTTACACCCGACGTATATGACCTGAACTTAACCAGACTCCTAGTCATGCATGAGTTTGAAGTTAGGACCCACCCTTCAATTGGATCACATATGGAGGATTTCaaacaattgaacttgatccatgcCACTGAATTGATCCACTCTAGTAAAAATTAGCTCAAGAGTCTAAATTAATGATCAATTGGAGCTTGACATGGACTGGCCACAAAGTTCTTCACCTCGGCCAACTAATTCCTATCAGGTGGTCATCTCGAGGGCATATGGAGAGATTTAAATCTCCCTCTACTCAATGACAGCTGGCATAATAGCAGAACAACCTTTCTAACAATGAGATATGCATCTCATCGGATTATAACAAATTTTCTAACGTATGAGCGATTATCCTAACCTTCATTGCACTCTCTGATGTGATGGGCTCCAACCATTGCCATATATACTCTTCCCTAGAGGCCCTCCAAGTAagttctcccaagtctttcaaagTCACTCCCAAGTCTTTTCAATTCACTCGATATCTTCCAAAGCTTGTCTTTTCAAGTACCTACAAGTTCTTGGAAGCTCTTAGAAATCCACTAAGTCTCTGGAGAAACCTCTAAGTTATCGAGTTCTTAACCCATACGCTCAAAGAACCCTTGTCAGTGGGGATCAACTCGAGAAACTTCTCATAGTTTTAAGCCTGAGTAACATCCCCAAAGATACTAAATCTCTCCTAAACTTTAGGAGCTTTCCTCCTCCTATACTGACTCCGACTTTTCACTCACTTTCACTATTTCTTGATCCCCTCTTATTATTCTTCTACTATCTCTTTCAGAGCCTCTCTATTCTACCAAGGTAAACTCACTTGGCATCAGAGGATTCCTATAGAAAATTTTAGTAAGTGGACTTTCTCTGTTGTGATATTTCAGGATACTTATGGAGGTTGAAGTATGGATTCGATCCTCTTCGATTGCTCCGAAATCTCCAGCCAGCTTCTTGAATTCTTGAGGTTGAAGTATAGATCCGATCCTATTCGATTGCTCCGAAATCTCCAGCCAGCTTCTTGAATTCTTGAGCCATCTTCCTCTAGCTCTCGTCGTCACATAGGATACAGAACCTAACTTAACAAGAGATCTAACAAATTGAGtttgattattttattcaaaaagatGAAAAGAGTCTGactattctttttaaaaaaaaaagaattacatgtgggttttttttctttttctttttcattttttgaaaGGGAAAACAAGTGATTATCATAGGTATTAGTATGCGAGCTTTTAACCCCTAAAATATATGGATCAaacaataattaaattgtaatttgtttaaatttataaagaaaaatattaatcttttttAACAATACGTGAGAatcaaattttatgaataaaaagtACTTATTACTTTGAAGCTGGTCACATATATTTTTGTGCCAATAGTAATATATTTTAAAGAGTAATATATCTATTTATGCATTGAAGAGTAATATATTGTTGAGACCTCTTCTTGGTGAATGTGCCAAGACCATGCAAATACCAAGGACTCAGTTGGTTTGTGGGAAGAACTTCTCTTTGCAAGAAGtaactttttgaaaaattatttttttaaaattaaatttttgcatgttttattgatcataaaaaaataatttattactgAATGATTTATATTTGATTAAACACCTATtgtttgaaaaaattatgtaaaatagcTATTATACCTTTAATAGATATAAGAGTATATATTTTTGCtcctaaaatttatataaataataataatatttatttatattaatattaatatactattaatatattataatataatattatatcatcataatttattatattagtataattctaatatagaatattatattgatataattttaatattttaatataataaatatattaatgtagataaaaatataatagtatattaatataaatattaatatattaatataaatactatattgatattaataaaatattatattaatataaatattaaaataatattaaaatataatgaatattataataataaaataaatattagaataatattaatatGAAGATCTTGGTATATATCATTATTCAATATTTTATCCTAATcatatattgatattttataaatcttAGCCATAGatattaaaatgatatttttggaaagaaaaaggtaTCATCAATTTCAATCCTATTGGAAGTTCCAATATCTAccttttttcatgaattttcatttttcattcatatgAGAAGTATCTTTCcatagaaaaagattttttttttattttttcatcttaAAACTTTAACCAAATAAGAGGCCCCCTCTTCACTTCTTAGAAATTATCTCTTTCTACCTCCACTTTGCATGAACTAAATGAGTCTTAAATTTAAGACCCAGTCCAACATATTAGAATGGATGGAGCTTTGTCCGAACAATCCAACTTTTGTATGTGAAAGTCAAAGGTCCTTAATTTGTTTTCAACGATGCATCACCAAAAATTTGGGCTTAGTTAATATAAGAGTCATTCATTCTCCCTTCTTCTATCTCTTAAAAAAGTATTAGAAAAATTCTTGAAGACGAAAttctatcaaaaatattttagaaatattaTTATATCTCTTATTCacatgtaatttttttctttattgtttGAGAACCTAAAATGTATATGAAAACTAACCTAACCAAATTTTTGTCTTTATagatatctaaaatatatttaaaatatattattttctaaTATACTTTAAAAAAAGCATATCAAAGTGTAAACATATctaatttcaaatatattatataatataaaagttaaaataaaaataaaaatactaggTATAAACTACTAACCCTCTATTTGATATTAGAGGAAGGATGGATAGAAGAAGAATGATggatgagagagaaaatagatgAATCTTCTATCATCTTCTATCCatctttttatatatttgataaaatatggAAGAATAAATGAGAATGATTTCCTTTCATATTTGGTATAGAAGGAATAAAAGTCAAAAGAAGGATAGATGATATTTATAGATATTTCTACTAAATTaatcttataataaaaaatattagagtaaattagaaaaatctccctcagattagatcaaattatAATTACATCTAGTAATTTAAAAAACCTACACCAATAACCTTGATGCTTATTACAGCCTGCAATTTAATCTAGACCGTTAGGGTACCCATTAATGGTGAGTGTGACTCAATtgtcatgtaataaaattttttgaaatgacCTAAATACCCTTCCATAGAGGAAATAAAGTTTTCTTCTGTAAAAAGACCCTTCCTTCCATTCTCTAAAGGCCCTTGTCTTGCTTCGATGCTGCTAGGCGAGGACAGCCTCGGTGCTGCTAGGCGATGACGGCCTCCTTCTCCAGTGCACCTGGTCTCCAGCTTTAGGTGATGATAACGGCCTCCAGCTCTATGCAAGGACATCTTTCCGAGCCACCCACCTTCAAGGTTCTCCCTCCCACCATCTCTATTTATGAGGGCTGCTTGATTTTTCATTTATCATgtaatgaatatttaaaaatatactttgatGAGGGTTCTCTCATATTTTCTTTGATATGAACTTGATCTTAATTAATACAGAGTTACTCTCCTATTTAGATGTTATATGCTATATCTTATTCTAACTTTTGAAGGACACCGTATACAGCTTCTAACTGAAATGATGCTCTATAGGAGAATCTTTTTATGGGGATGGAGTCAGGTCAGCACTTGCTTTACAAGAGATAGGCACAATACAGTAGAAGTCGGAGATTTATTAATACACTGCTCTATAAAATTCTTATTGCTCAAACATGTTGCAATCACTAGCAACTGAGATCAAGTAATAGGAAAGATTTGAACTGGCAATGGCATTCTTCAATTTAGTGATAACCAACTGCTCCTCTAACAAATATCCATCTCAAGTTATGATAGTTCATTTTGGATTACTTCAGCTTTATGCATCTGTCTTTATTTGTGTGTATGTAGACTTAGTAGGATAGTAACCAGCATCTGAATCTAACTCAATAtaattgattgaatctaattggatataataatatatttgttTTTCTCTATGTAGGATGTCCTAATGTCCAATTGAGTGCAAATTTTAAAGTAACTCAGCTTAGCTTGAGTATTACAACAGAAAATGTCATTGCAGTTGCATAGCTTCAATAAAAGTTTCATCTTCTCAGAAGAATCCAAACAAGTTGTATATAATTGTGAAGAATATCGCTTTATGAATTAGTGTTTGCCTATAAATGATCAATTAAGAACTCACTCATTGATATCGCTTGATGATTTGCTTCAGatataagaagagaaattagtGATTGGAGGATGgagtcaaaaaaattatattgcaaaATTAAAGAATTAGATGAGAGTAGTGCtattatgaataaaatattaGTTGGAATGATAGTACTACTTATTTTTGTAGTTGTATTTATATTTAAGTGACCTATGGCAGTTTGAAAGAACTTGTTATGATAATGAATGTTGGacttaaatttttatgatataatttGGCTTCAATGTAATGAAGTGTGAATGCTAAGAAGCTTTTATGTTTATGTTTAGGCAAAGCTTATGATTGTTTTATAGCTCGTgcacttttattttatttctataaagCTCTAGATCAGATATGATCTCTTGTCTACCTTTAAAGCTAGTTGCtatgatcaaaataaatataagcATGAGAACAGAAAACTCTACAACTGAACATTGTTTAAGGGTAGGTGCCAGATTTATCATTGAGCAGGAAATCATTGAGTAGAAAATCATTGAGCAAAAAATCATAATGAAGAAACATGTAAGAGTAGGCAATCATGATGAATAAAAAACTCACATTTTCAACCGCATTCTGCATATACTCATGCATTTACATAGAACTATAAGCATCAAAACAGAGCAAGGCAATACACTATATCCATTTACATGCAATTACATGAACATGATACTCTATAACTGAACATTATTTAAAGGTAttgttataatttataaataccAGATTTATCATTGAGTAGGAAATGTAAGAGTAGGGAATAAGATCaagaaaagttcatatttattcaTTTCTCATGTAAAAGAAACATGTAAAAGTAGGGAATTAAGATCAAAAAAAGGCTCATCTTTTCAACCGCATTTTGCATGTTCACATGCATTTCATGCAACTATAAGCATCAAAATCGAGTAAGAATAATGCACTGCATCCATTTACATGCAATTACATGAGCCAGACTGCTTTATGATAGTAcccaaattttaaaaataaataaaatatatagagaatcagTATTTCTATACAAATCTTTGGCATCCAGTATGTTGATGCACATCAACCATGCTAACATCAATCAAGGTTAACAGATTCATAGTTAACATCAACCATATCGCCAACTATTAAAAAGGCTACGATGCTTGCATAAGGTTACAAAATGGTGTAATTAAGATCCATATTGTCAGATTCCATAATTAAGATTCATATTGTCATGATTACAATCTAGTGTGAAACAACGTACACTCAGCAAATATAAGTTCAAACGaaccaaaaaattaaaaagctCTAGCAAATAACATGTACCAAACAAAATTGCATAACATAGTTCTCTATTACTTTGATGAGGTCATACATCCAAAGCAGGCACATTATACAACCAAGTATGCACAACAGACAAAGTGATGACAGAGCCAATATCATCAAAAGCAGCAACCTTCTTAACCCAAACTAACAATCTCCAATGCTACTATGCTGGCTTCCTATGAAATCTGCAACCCTTCTCCTTCCAGTAGATCTGAAGCTTCTCCTGCTAACTTCTTGTGGCCTCTCTCTTGTGTCAGATCCATGCTTGGAAGAAGATGCACCCCTTAAAGTAGAGAGTCCTCTTGAAGTAGGTCTAATCT
Coding sequences within it:
- the LOC105033773 gene encoding kinesin-like protein KIN-7A, with the translated sequence MAAARTPGTPASKIERTPVSTPGGSRVKDEKIFVTVRMRPLSKKEQALKDEIVWECIDDHTIMFKGSTQERSNLSGSYTFDKVFGPNCLTEIVYEEGAKNVALSALTGINATIFAYGQTSSGKTYTMRGITERAVNDIYKHIENTPDRDFVIKISGMEIYNEVVRDLLKTDSGPLRLLDDPEKGTIVEKLEEETVKDSQHLRHLISICDAQRQVGETALNDTSSRSHQIIRLTIESSLREHSGCVKSFLASLNLVDLAGSERVSQTNANGVRLIEGSHINRSLLTLTTVIRKLSVGKRSGHIPYRDSKLTRILQLSLGGNARTAIICTMSPAHSHVEQSRNTLHFATCAKEVTNTARVNMVVSDKQMVKHLQDVVARLEAERRTPEPSSCSESLLKEKELKIKEMEMEMEELKRQRDFAQSQLDELRSKSSSPFEPSPRQVAKCLTFSGPSLHYGDKGHGKAEKMRNPMRQSSTVPSMLVHEIRKLEQLQEQLGEEAHRALEVLQKEVTCHRLGNQDAAETIAKLQAEIREMRAIRSLTKEVNIEDVVTSQNAGANLKEEITRLHSQGSTIANLEEQLENVQKSIDRLVMSLPNNVQSNETTPKSSKSQPKKKKKMLPLALSSNINRPHLLRAPCSPLSSSRKILESEIENKAPENDAVSQETFSGSEKATPTKSEDGGDITSREGTPRYQRSSSVNMKKMQKMFQNAAEENVRSIRAYVTELKERVAKLQYQKQLLVCQVLELEANEAAGHDVSEAEEHISEMQNSTDAWDSVFKEQMQQIIQLWDVCHVSIIHRSQFYLLFRGDQADQIYIEVELRRLTWLQQHFAEVGNASPAHFGDETAISLSSSVKALRQEREFLSRRVNSRLTEEERERLYIKWQVPLEGKQRKLQLVNKLWTDPNDPAHIEESADIVARLVGFCEGGNITKEMFELNFSLPASKKPWFLGWQPISNLLRL